One window from the genome of Halostella litorea encodes:
- a CDS encoding glutaredoxin family protein: MSDITLYELDGCPYCEKVHERLQELGVDYESVWVEGLHSERDEVARVSNQRSVPVLVDEEYGVTMGESERILEFIEATYA, from the coding sequence ATGAGCGACATCACGCTGTACGAACTCGACGGTTGCCCGTACTGCGAGAAGGTCCACGAGCGCCTGCAGGAACTGGGGGTCGACTACGAGAGCGTCTGGGTCGAGGGGCTCCACTCCGAGCGCGATGAGGTGGCCCGCGTGTCGAACCAGCGCTCGGTGCCGGTCCTCGTCGACGAGGAGTACGGCGTGACGATGGGCGAATCCGAGCGCATCCTGGAGTTCATCGAGGCGACGTACGCGTAG